Proteins from a single region of Octopus bimaculoides isolate UCB-OBI-ISO-001 chromosome 11, ASM119413v2, whole genome shotgun sequence:
- the LOC106878362 gene encoding uncharacterized protein LOC106878362 produces MSGQVNLKVSVLTVIIYSMNFLLTPTSSAAIKSENLIDIPENFKMDYSIFCNYTEFSAAFLGPGYSQYFFSKKIYEVKGSRINQFSRNELFPHCPYYVDAMVYSETTKKAYIFKGKKVCILFFFF; encoded by the exons ATGAGTGGACAGGTAAATTTGAAGGTCTCAGTTTTGACTGTGATTATATATTCGATGAACTTTTTATTAACTCCAACTTCAAGTGCTGCTATCAAAAGTGAAAACTTAATAGATATACCAG aaaattttaaaatggatTATTCCATATTCTGCAACTATACAGAATTCAGTGCAGCATTCCTAG gtCCAGGATATAGTCAGTACTTCTTttcaaagaagatatatgaaGTAAAAGGTTCTAGAATTAATCAATTTTCAAGGAATGAACTTTTCCCTCATTGCCCATATTATGTAGATGCTATGGTTTATTCAGAAACCACAaagaaagcatatatatttaaaggtaagaaagtttgcattttatttttttttttttaa